The following nucleotide sequence is from uncultured Draconibacterium sp..
TCAGGCAGATATGTTCTCAGATAAAGATAAGCAGCAAATTCAACAGCGCGGTAGCAAGCTGGAAACCGTGCAAAATCAAATCGAAAATTTTAAAAAAGGCTTCCCCTACTTACCCATTGAAGATGCCGCCTCGGTAGGAAAAGGGATTATTCGTTTAAGCCCCGAAGATCTAGAAAAACGTGGCGACCGTTATGATGCGAAAATTACGGAAGGAACTAAAGCCTTAAAGTTTGTGCCGGCCTCGGGAGCTGCAAGCCGCATGTTTAAAGCACTGTTCCAGGCATTGGAAGACTTCCAAAATCAGCCTCACGAAGACGTACTTGCCGCCAACAGAGACGCTGCACAATATGTTACCGAGCTTGATAAATTTGCTTTTGCTGAAGAACTAAAACAAGCTATTGCTGACGATGGTGTACAACCTTCAGCCACCAGTAAACTCGACTACCTGTTAAACGAAAAGGGATTGAATTACGGCGCCAAACCAAAAGGGCTGCTTAAATTCCATTCGTATGAAGATGGTGCGCGAACTCCTTTTGAAGAGCACCTGGTTGAAGGCGCAAAATATGCAGCCGACAAAAACAATAAAGCCAGTTTGCACTTTACTGTTTCGCCCGAACATCAACCGGGATTTGAGGCCTTGCTTGCAGAGATAAAAGACAAGTACGAAGAACAACTGGGTATTGAGTTTGATGTTACGTTCAGTCAACAAAAACCATCAACCGACACCATTGCTGTTGATTTAAAGAACGAACCTTTCCGAAATGCTGATGGCAGTTTGTTGTTCCGTCCGGGAGGTCACGGTGCTTTAATTGAGAACCTGAATGATCTGGATGCAGATATTATCTTCATCAAAAACATCGACAACGTGGTTCCTGACCGTTTAAAACAGCCAACCATCGATTTCAAAAAAGGATTGGCAGGAGTACTCTTAAAACATCAGGAAAAAGTATTTTTCTATCAGCACGAATTAAACGAGAAACATTATACAGCGCTTAGCAGTAATTTTTTGGCCGAAGCCGCTAACTTTTTGGAGAATACTTTGAATACCAAGCCGGCCAAAAATCACTATTACACCGAGCGTGAAGAACTTTATCAATACCTGAAAGAAAAATATAACCGGCCATTGCGCGTTTGCGGAATGGTGAAAAATGAAGGCGAGCCAGGCGGCGGTCCATTCTGGGCAATGAACGCCGACGGAACCGTTTCATTACAGGTGGTTGAAAGTTCGCAGATCGATCCGGACAGTGTTCAACAACAGGATATTGTTCAGCACGCTACTCACTTTAATCCGGTTGATCTGGTTTGTGCAGTAAAAAATTACAAAGGAGATAAATACGATCTCACCCAATTTACCGATACGGCAACCGGCTTTATTTCCCAAAAATCGAAAGACGGAAAAGAGCTGAAAGCACAGGAGTTACCGGGCTTATGGAACGG
It contains:
- a CDS encoding DUF4301 family protein encodes the protein MFSDKDKQQIQQRGSKLETVQNQIENFKKGFPYLPIEDAASVGKGIIRLSPEDLEKRGDRYDAKITEGTKALKFVPASGAASRMFKALFQALEDFQNQPHEDVLAANRDAAQYVTELDKFAFAEELKQAIADDGVQPSATSKLDYLLNEKGLNYGAKPKGLLKFHSYEDGARTPFEEHLVEGAKYAADKNNKASLHFTVSPEHQPGFEALLAEIKDKYEEQLGIEFDVTFSQQKPSTDTIAVDLKNEPFRNADGSLLFRPGGHGALIENLNDLDADIIFIKNIDNVVPDRLKQPTIDFKKGLAGVLLKHQEKVFFYQHELNEKHYTALSSNFLAEAANFLENTLNTKPAKNHYYTEREELYQYLKEKYNRPLRVCGMVKNEGEPGGGPFWAMNADGTVSLQVVESSQIDPDSVQQQDIVQHATHFNPVDLVCAVKNYKGDKYDLTQFTDTATGFISQKSKDGKELKAQELPGLWNGAMSNWNTLFVEVPIETFNPVKTVNDLLRDQHL